One window from the genome of Gambusia affinis linkage group LG14, SWU_Gaff_1.0, whole genome shotgun sequence encodes:
- the LOC122843280 gene encoding uncharacterized protein LOC122843280 — MEEFKVEEFLKEGRILRMRDWYQLKKEELLKIAEHLKVQCPPGIKKVDLIEALITKLSPVALSETHPNAMELQLAKLELEKERIRQRAVQEAATLELALEKRKIVAMEAERSFDLSKNIRLVPQFCETEVEVFFLSFEKIAKALKWPENKWSLLVQSVFTGRALEVYAALDAEQSSSYEDVKTTVLAAYQLSPEVYRQRFRNLEKSTTHTYIEYAREKEIAFDRWVRSKNIGQDYEKLKQLILLEDFKSTVSFEVKNYLEDHKVDKIQKAAVMADDFELTHQTSMRGGSKSISYQTQYGNGADGGFQKPSRGFKTSQMNVQRPGGMRLEALVCYYCGKKGHKKTECWALANKQKM; from the coding sequence ATGGAGGAATTCAAAGTCGAAGAATTCTTAAAGGAGGGTCGGATTTTAAGAATGAGAGACTGGTACCAACTTAAAAAGGAAGAACTGTTAAAAATAGCAGAGCACTTGAAGGTTCAGTGTCCAcctggaataaaaaaagttgacttAATTGAAGCCTTAATAACTAAACTTTCCCCTGTGGCTCTTTCGGAAACACACCCAAATGCTATGGAGTTACAATTGGCTAAATTGGAATTAGAAAAAGAGCGTATCAGACAGAGAGCAGTACAGGAAGCTGCTACACTTGAGCTGGCATTAGAAAAACGGAAAATCGTTGCTATGGAAGCAGAAAGAAGTTttgatttaagtaaaaacaTCCGATTAGTTCCTCAGTTTTGTGAAACTGAAGTTgaagttttctttctgtcttttgaaAAGATagcaaaagctttaaaatggcCCGAGAATAAATGGTCTCTTCTTGTACAGAGTGTGTTTACTGGCAGAGCTCTGGAGGTTTATGCTGCACTTGATGCAGAGCAGTCATCATCTTATGAAGATGTAAAAACTACTGTTCTTGCAGCTTACCAGCTGTCTCCAGAAGTTTATCGACAGCGTTTCCGTAACTTGGAAAAAAGTACTACTCATACTTATATTGAATATGCTAGGGAGAAAGAAATAGCATTTGATAGATGGGTGCGTTCAAAGAATATTGGTCAGGACtatgagaaattaaaacagctTATTCTCTTGGAAGATTTTAAGAGTACTGTTTCTTTTGAGGTAAAAAATTACCTAGAAGATCATAAGGTTGACAAGATTCAAAAAGCTGCAGTTATGGCTGATGATTTTGAACTCACTCATCAGACTTCAATGAGAGGAGGGAGTAAGTCCATTAGTTACCAAACACAGTATGGGAATGGAGCTGACGGTGGTTTCCAGAAACCATCTAGAGGGTTCAAGACCTCACAGATGAATGTGCAGAGACCGGGAGGCATGCGTTTAGAAGCATTGGTGTGCTACTATTGTGGTAAAAAGGGACACAAGAAAACTGAGTGTTGGGCTTTAGCTAATAAGCAAAAGATGTAG